One window of the Salvelinus alpinus chromosome 13, SLU_Salpinus.1, whole genome shotgun sequence genome contains the following:
- the LOC139536975 gene encoding matrin-3-like: MEDSEGHSSAHKGSGDGATSTMNLYATLGLSPEDVDALAQIPENEISVETLPYLIMKLKANRAKQEEQGQASPKGDSCQEDTDDGDLSKRDSPPAVPRRSNSHCDTDYRKVEIHSRPGRRPQRTEARRGSRHTRPPIEKPSDSQQKIPFSYQVDDFHGVVPKIYPHTCSLCLCMLNSNKTWKEHLNGLRHADGCLELSRLYPDWKTHDTRKEMSNSIPSRDAISPPRRTPRPAMPYKRQHSSDRVGGEVWSPPERHYLKPKAGTKVVVTKFPLGSVGVEDLMTLAKPFGTVVKHLVFPCKGFLEFDSHKEAANMVNHFSEKQAFVKEIKLNLYLSPMVCSIHPPRLDEPPEKRQTKQVTNTVVCFSRLPPGKERESEILDLAKMFGDVRHSTFSSDQALIEMVDWKDADIMVKYYHSNPLKINGKSVKVILSSSMKRLRESPDSTTSRRADSSKGRSSRHKSEETSKTSNSTNKEKPSTGKQPAEKVTEQGEGQQSTSEEVKEVVKQDIEEVVKEEDIDLENKDLEEEIIQVEAKQSLLDDEVGAGVDTKDPAPSKSASLVVDSKDEGEHEISELLADDTLEDSDVKAADDDVSMENMMDQESFHEDDNMDDMDFPENMDDFVTLDELDDSTGGDTSLGSKDASWDGKVVHISPIRKGYGNMAVALLKLAERANVKVVNHAISFLTQEAWLELDTTEEVREMVKFYKGNGQLLRKHVNISMCFSQKKLESPSGRSIYICMLPLQKYSDVSLLRLAQPFGKITGYNLNWPHGKCYIQMESVEAAQKMVKYFQRPHKFYGTLLRVSLCKKGDSLIYWKPPVKYELWLASQKDRRSRDHHGDEKTNGQSTKSPYPEDVQSPVSDSEGVSGDPEGEVASGVEAIPEEEEKKQEEPLGPYQPDNPVGLDYLVPRTGIFCKLCNIFYTNEKTAKSVHCSSEEHYLNFKRKMDKETDLG; encoded by the exons ATGGAGGACAGTGAGGGTCACAGCTCTGCACACAAAGGATCTGGTGATGGTGCGACGAGCACTATGAACTTATATGCCACTCTGGGGCTCTCTCCAGAAGACGTGGATGCTCTGGCCCAGATTCCAGAGAATGAGATCAGTGTGGAGACATTACCCTATCTGATAATGAAACTGAAGGCCAATCGAGCCAAGCAAGAGGAGCAGGGACAGGCCTCCCCAAAGGGAGACAGCTGTCAGGAGGATACAGATGATGGAGACCTTAGCAAACGGGACAGTCCCCCTGCAGTCCCTCGTCGGTCAAACAGCCATTGTGACACTGACTATAGGAAAGTGGAGATTCACAGTCGACCGGGGCGGCGACCACAGCGGACTGAAGCAAGGAGAGGTTCCCGTCACACTAGGCCCCCAATTGAAAAACCATCTGACAGCCAGCAAAAGATTCCTTTCTCCTATCAAGTGGACGATTTTCATGGAGTTGTGCCCAAGATTTACCCACACACATGCTCTCTATGCTTATGCATGTTGAATTCTAATAAG ACATGGAAGGAACATCTCAATGGATTACGCCATGCGGATGGCTGTCTAGAACTCTCGCGTCT ATATCCAGATTGGAAAACACATGATACCCGGAAGGAAAT GTCCAACTCCATCCCAAGTAGAGATGCTATTTCACCGCCCAGGAGAACGCCACGTCCTGCTATGCCTTACAAGAGACAACATAGCTCAGACCGCGTAGGAG GTGAAGTCTGGTCTCCACCAGAAAGACACTATTTGAAGCCCAAG GCTGGCACAAAGGTGGTGGTCACAAAATTTCCCCTTGGCTCTGTTGGTGTAGAAGACTTGATGACTTTGGCTAAGCCATTCGGCACAGTTGTAAAACATCTGGTGTTCCCCTGCAAG GGATTCCTGGAGTTTGATTCTCACAAAGAGGCTGCCAATATGGTGAATCACTTCAGTGAAAAGCAAGCATTCGTGAAGGAAATTAAGTTGAATCTGTACCTTTCACCTATGGTGTGCAGTATTCAT CCGCCAAGGTTGGATGAACCACCAGAAAAACGGCAGACCAAACAAGTTACCAATACAGTGGTTTGTTTTTCCCGCCTACCTCCTGGGAAGGAAAGAGAATCAGAGATTCTCGATCTCGCCAAGATGTTTGGGGATGTGCGGCATTCAACATTTTCAAGTGATCAG GCCCTGATTGAGATGGTAGATTGGAAGGATGCTGACATTATGGTGAAGTACTACCACTCCAACCCCCTCAAGATCAATGGAAAGAGTGTCAAAGTAATCTTGTCATCGTCAATGAAGCGCCTGAG AGAAAGTCCTGACTCCACCACATCCAGAAGAGCAGATTCTAGTAAAGGCCGCAGCAGCAGACACAAGAGCGAGGAGACTAGCAAGACCTCTAACTCCACGAACAAAGAGAAACCCAGTACAGGCAAACAACCAGCTGAGAAAGTGACGGAACAAGGAGAAGGTCAACAAAGCACCTCAGAAGAGGTCAAAGAAGTGGTCAAGCAGGACATCGAGGAGGTGGTCAAGGAGGAGGACATTGATTTGGAAAACAAAGATCTAGAAGAAGAGATTATCCAGGTGGAAGCTAAACAAAGCTTATTAGATGACGAGGTTGGTGCTGGTGTTGATACTAAAGACCCTGCTCCTTCCAAAAGTGCCTCTCTGGTGGTTGATTCTAAAGATGAGGGGGAACACGAAATCTCAGAACTGTTGGCAGACGATACCTTGGAGGATTCTGACGTAAAGGCTGCCGATGATGATGTCTCAATGGAGAACATGATGGATCAGGAGAGCTTTCATGAAGAT gacaatatgGATGACATGGATTTCCCTGAGAATATGGATGATTTCGTTACATTGGATGAACTTGACGACAGTACTGGAGGGGACACGTCGCTGG GGTCAAAGGATGCTTCATGG GATGGAAAAGTTGTCCATATTAGCCCAATTAGAAAGGGCTATGGAAACATGGCGGTGGCCCTATTGAAACTGGCAGAGCGAGCAAACGTGAAAGTTGTCAACCATGCCATATCGTTCCTCACACAGGAG GCATGGTTAGAGCTTGATACTACCGAGGAAGTACGTGAAATGGTGAAATTCTACAAAGGAAACGGACAGTTGTTGAGGAAACATGTCAATATTAGCATGTGCTTTTCACAGAAAAAGTTGGAG AGTCCTAGTGGGAGATCCATCTACATTTGTATGCTTCCACTCCAGAAGTACTCGGACGTCTCTCTTTTACGACTTGCACAGCCTTTCGGGAAAATCACTGGCTATAATTTGAACTGGCCTCATGGAAAG TGTTATATCCAGATGGAGAGTGTGGAAGCCGCTCAGAAAATGGTGAAGTACTTCCAACGTCCACACAAGTTTTACGGCACCCTGTTAAGGGTCAGTTTGTGCAAAAAGGGAGACTCACTAATATACTG GAAGCCTCCAGTCAAATATGAGCTGTGGTTGGCCAGTCAGAAAGACAGAAGATCAAGAGATCACCATGGAGATGAAAAGACTAATGGCCAGTCAACCAAAAGCCCCTATCCAGAG GATGTCCAGAGCCCTGTGTCTGACAGTGAGGGGGTCTCTGGGGACCCTGAGGGTGAGGTAGCCAGTGGTGTGGAAGCTatcccagaggaggaggagaaaaagcAGGAGGAACCTCTGGGTCCTTATCAACCTGACAACCCTGTTG GGTTAGACTATCTGGTGCCAAGGACTGGAATCTTCTGCAAGCTGTGCAACATCTTCTACACCAATGAGAAAACAGCCAAATCAGTCCACTGTAGCAGTGAGGAACATTATCTGAACTTTAAG AGAAAGATGGATAAAGAAACAGACCTCGGCTGA